The following proteins come from a genomic window of Micromonospora zamorensis:
- a CDS encoding S41 family peptidase, whose amino-acid sequence MLTNEQIIGQALDRIEAGYVFPAKVVDIDAAIRRRLAAGEYDGLDGPTLCETVTAHLQEACPDKHLRLLWSDQPQSLDPADEDGGRAAFLALLRAENQGIRRVEHLDGNVGLIDVRRIAYANEGAEAIGAAMRLVALSSALILDLRACAGGAPEGAAMWCSYFFPDDQVHLNDFYERSTGATRQFWTTAHLPAPRYTDRPVYVLTSAITFSGGEDVAYTLQAHGRSVVVGETTRGGAHPTARHAVTEHILVTVPTARTINSVTGTNWEGVGVVPDVQVPADQALDTALTAISDA is encoded by the coding sequence GTGCTCACCAACGAACAGATCATCGGACAGGCCCTGGATCGGATCGAGGCAGGGTACGTCTTTCCTGCGAAGGTCGTGGACATCGACGCCGCGATCCGGCGCCGTCTCGCGGCGGGCGAGTACGACGGCCTGGATGGGCCGACGCTCTGCGAGACGGTGACCGCTCACCTTCAAGAGGCGTGCCCGGACAAGCATCTGCGGTTGCTGTGGTCCGACCAGCCGCAGTCGCTGGATCCAGCGGACGAGGACGGAGGACGGGCCGCCTTCCTCGCACTGCTCCGGGCGGAGAACCAGGGCATCCGCCGGGTCGAGCACCTGGACGGGAACGTCGGGCTCATCGACGTGCGGCGCATCGCGTACGCCAACGAAGGCGCCGAGGCGATCGGCGCGGCCATGCGACTGGTCGCCCTCAGCTCCGCGCTCATCCTGGACCTGCGCGCATGCGCCGGTGGAGCACCCGAGGGAGCCGCGATGTGGTGCAGCTACTTCTTCCCCGACGATCAGGTGCACCTCAACGACTTCTACGAGCGGTCCACCGGCGCCACCCGCCAGTTCTGGACGACCGCGCACCTTCCCGCGCCGCGCTACACGGACCGCCCGGTCTACGTGCTCACCAGCGCGATCACGTTCTCCGGGGGCGAGGACGTGGCGTACACGCTGCAGGCGCACGGCCGGAGCGTCGTCGTCGGTGAGACGACACGTGGCGGCGCGCATCCGACGGCCCGCCACGCGGTCACCGAACACATCCTCGTGACCGTGCCGACCGCCCGGACCATCAACAGCGTCACCGGCACCAACTGGGAAGGCGTCGGAGTGGTCCCCGATGTGCAGGTCCCGGCGGACCAGGCACTCGACACGGCACTCACTGCCATCTCGGACGCGTAG
- a CDS encoding branched-chain amino acid ABC transporter permease, producing MDRFVFLTIDGLSRGAVYAAFALALVLIWRAARVVNFAQGAMAVAAAYVAYTVSAATGSYWLGFAVAIVAGLLLGALVDRVVMRHVDHTSHLNPVIVALGLVLLIQAVLGIVYGNEFRPAEAPFSRSALTVGGVAVLSPYDLFVFATIVVVVSGLAWMFARTPVGLRMRAAAFAPEVSRLLGVNVGGMLTLGWALASGVGALAAMLVIPTELGLHPHAMDLVFVSAFTAAVVGGLDSPPGAVVGGLVVGLLLSYVSGYAGSDLTPLAVLVLLLAVLLVRPGGLFAPVAARRV from the coding sequence TTGGACCGCTTCGTCTTCCTCACCATCGACGGCCTGTCCCGAGGCGCGGTGTACGCCGCGTTCGCGCTGGCCCTGGTGCTCATCTGGCGGGCGGCGCGGGTCGTCAACTTCGCCCAGGGCGCGATGGCCGTCGCTGCCGCGTACGTCGCCTACACCGTCTCCGCCGCGACCGGTTCCTACTGGTTGGGCTTCGCGGTCGCGATCGTCGCTGGCCTGTTGCTCGGTGCGCTGGTGGACCGCGTCGTCATGCGGCACGTCGACCACACCTCACACCTCAACCCCGTGATCGTCGCGCTCGGTCTGGTGCTGTTGATCCAGGCAGTGCTGGGCATCGTGTACGGCAACGAGTTCCGCCCCGCCGAGGCGCCGTTCAGTCGGTCCGCTCTCACCGTGGGCGGGGTGGCCGTGCTGTCGCCGTACGACCTGTTCGTCTTCGCCACCATCGTGGTGGTGGTCAGCGGGCTGGCCTGGATGTTCGCCCGTACCCCGGTGGGGTTGCGGATGCGCGCGGCGGCCTTCGCCCCCGAGGTGTCCCGGCTGCTCGGGGTCAACGTCGGTGGCATGTTGACCCTCGGGTGGGCGCTCGCCTCCGGGGTGGGCGCGCTGGCCGCCATGCTGGTCATCCCGACCGAGCTGGGCCTGCACCCGCACGCGATGGACCTGGTGTTCGTCTCCGCGTTCACCGCGGCGGTGGTCGGTGGGCTGGACAGCCCACCAGGGGCGGTGGTCGGTGGCCTGGTGGTGGGTCTGTTGCTCTCCTACGTGAGCGGTTACGCCGGCAGTGACCTCACGCCGCTCGCGGTGCTGGTCCTGCTGCTGGCGGTGCTGCTGGTCCGGCCCGGTGGGCTGTTCGCCCCGGTCGCGGCGAGGCGGGTGTGA
- a CDS encoding ABC transporter ATP-binding protein gives MSADSTPDLLVVRGLVAGYGAAPVLQAIDLTVPAGTIAAVVGANGAGKTTLLRALSGMIRPVAGQVLLAGEDLRGTPVEQLVRRGMAHVPEGRGVISELTVDENLRLGGLWRRDRADAGRALDEVYELFEPLARRRKHLGHQLSGGERQMLALGRALVGRPRLLLLDEPSLGLAPRVVARTMALLRQLRDRTGLTVLLVEQNVRSALAVADQGVVMSLGRVVIAAPAAKLRDDVDLRHAYLGF, from the coding sequence GTGAGCGCGGACAGCACACCCGACCTGCTCGTGGTGCGCGGGCTGGTGGCCGGTTACGGTGCCGCGCCCGTGTTGCAGGCCATCGACCTCACCGTCCCGGCTGGCACGATCGCCGCGGTCGTCGGTGCCAACGGCGCCGGCAAGACCACACTGCTGCGCGCGCTCTCCGGCATGATCCGCCCGGTCGCCGGCCAGGTGCTCCTCGCCGGGGAGGACCTGCGCGGCACGCCTGTGGAGCAGCTCGTCCGACGCGGCATGGCGCACGTGCCGGAGGGACGGGGCGTGATCAGCGAACTGACGGTCGACGAGAACCTGCGCCTCGGCGGGTTGTGGCGACGCGACCGGGCCGACGCCGGGCGCGCCCTCGACGAGGTCTACGAACTCTTCGAGCCCCTGGCCCGGCGTCGCAAGCACCTCGGCCACCAGCTCTCCGGCGGTGAGCGGCAGATGCTCGCGCTCGGTCGGGCCCTCGTCGGCCGGCCCCGGCTGCTGCTGCTCGACGAGCCGTCGCTCGGCCTGGCGCCGCGGGTCGTCGCCCGGACCATGGCACTGCTTCGTCAGCTACGCGACCGCACCGGCCTGACCGTGCTGCTGGTCGAGCAGAACGTCCGCAGCGCGCTCGCCGTCGCCGACCAGGGCGTCGTGATGTCCCTCGGCCGGGTGGTGATCGCCGCCCCAGCGGCGAAGCTGCGTGACGACGTCGACCTGCGCCACGCGTACCTCGGTTTCTGA
- a CDS encoding RICIN domain-containing protein: protein MAPRPASIRPPPTVEPTVLSPDGATVETTADTVRAGQLADCRDDRARNQLWTMKPDGSVQLGGRCLDVLGASSDAA from the coding sequence ATGGCACCACGGCCTGCCAGCATCCGACCACCGCCCACGGTGGAGCCGACCGTGCTCTCACCCGACGGCGCCACTGTGGAAACGACGGCCGACACCGTCCGGGCCGGCCAGCTCGCGGACTGCCGGGACGACCGGGCCCGCAACCAGCTCTGGACGATGAAGCCGGACGGGAGTGTGCAGCTGGGCGGACGCTGCCTGGACGTGCTCGGAGCGTCCAGCGACGCAGCCTGA
- a CDS encoding ABC transporter substrate-binding protein has protein sequence MHRLAQRGLAIASTIALLAAAAGCSGDDGSGPGAASVPGVTDTEIVVGTHMPLTGPASAGYSKISPATKAYFDYVNANGGVHGRKITYKVMDDGYNPANTQQVVRQLVLQDKVFAILNGLGTPTHSGVLDFLKTNRVPDLFVASGSRSWDQPDKYPGTFGFNPDYTVEGKILATYAKTNLAGQKVCFLGQDDDFGRDSLAGVEKVLGASAVAVKQTYVTSNTNVAPQIGAFKAAGCQVVVLATVPGFTALSVGTAARLGFKPQWLVSNVGADHPTLAKQLGAAAPLLEGMVGTNYLPMQNDTANPWVQLFTKINKEHNGDAPFDGNTVYGMSVGYLFVQVLLAAGKDVTREKVLDAVQKGGFQGPGLVPLRFSAKDHSGYGGQRLSRVTGGVQTYFGPAYETDEADGPVNEYTATPAAPPANGVPTVS, from the coding sequence ATGCACCGTTTGGCACAACGTGGTCTCGCGATCGCCAGCACCATTGCCCTGTTGGCCGCCGCCGCTGGTTGCAGTGGTGACGACGGCTCCGGTCCCGGCGCGGCGTCGGTGCCGGGCGTGACCGACACCGAGATCGTCGTCGGCACCCACATGCCGCTCACCGGGCCGGCCTCGGCCGGCTACTCGAAGATCTCCCCGGCGACGAAGGCGTACTTCGACTACGTCAACGCCAACGGCGGTGTGCACGGTCGGAAGATCACCTACAAGGTCATGGACGACGGCTACAACCCGGCGAACACCCAGCAGGTGGTCCGTCAGCTCGTCCTCCAGGACAAGGTCTTCGCGATCCTCAACGGCCTCGGCACACCGACGCACAGTGGCGTGCTCGACTTCCTGAAGACCAACCGGGTCCCGGACCTCTTCGTCGCCTCCGGCAGCCGCAGCTGGGACCAGCCGGACAAGTATCCCGGGACGTTCGGGTTCAACCCGGACTACACGGTGGAGGGCAAGATCCTCGCCACCTACGCGAAGACGAACCTGGCCGGTCAGAAGGTCTGCTTCCTCGGGCAGGACGACGACTTCGGCCGGGACAGCCTGGCCGGCGTGGAGAAGGTGCTCGGCGCGTCGGCCGTGGCGGTCAAGCAGACGTACGTCACCAGCAACACCAACGTGGCGCCGCAGATCGGCGCGTTCAAGGCGGCTGGTTGCCAGGTCGTCGTGCTCGCCACAGTGCCCGGCTTCACCGCGCTGTCCGTCGGCACCGCCGCTCGGCTGGGCTTCAAGCCGCAGTGGCTGGTGTCCAACGTCGGCGCCGACCACCCGACCCTGGCCAAGCAGCTCGGTGCCGCGGCCCCGCTGCTGGAGGGCATGGTCGGCACCAACTACCTGCCGATGCAGAACGACACCGCGAACCCGTGGGTGCAGCTCTTCACTAAGATCAACAAGGAGCACAACGGGGACGCGCCGTTCGACGGCAACACCGTCTACGGCATGTCGGTCGGCTACCTCTTCGTGCAGGTGCTGCTCGCCGCCGGCAAGGACGTCACCCGGGAGAAGGTGCTGGACGCTGTGCAGAAGGGCGGCTTCCAGGGCCCCGGGCTGGTGCCGCTGCGCTTCTCCGCCAAGGACCACTCCGGCTACGGCGGCCAGCGGCTGAGCCGGGTGACCGGGGGAGTGCAGACCTACTTCGGGCCCGCGTACGAGACCGACGAGGCGGACGGGCCGGTCAACGAGTACACCGCCACCCCGGCCGCGCCGCCGGCGAACGGGGTGCCGACCGTCTCCTGA
- a CDS encoding LLM class F420-dependent oxidoreductase: MKLGLHYWNYSTPADPAAIAPTLAEAATTAEQAGVASFTVMDHFFQMDAVFAAEEPMLEAYTTLGYVAAKTQRMTLGVLVTGVMYRYPGLLAKTVSTLDVLSGGRARLGIGASWYEREQLGLGVPVVPVAERFERLEETLRICLQMWSADDGPFNGQHYQLAETINSPQPLSRPHPPIMIGGGGEKKTLLLVARYADACNLFGRGGTDDVARKLDVLRGHCATEGRDYDTIEKTVVADRSPLDDTDGFLAEVSAYAALGVTEVQVTPDRHPVEFAQRLGDEVLPRLADIG; this comes from the coding sequence ATGAAGCTCGGGCTGCACTACTGGAACTACTCCACTCCGGCCGACCCGGCCGCGATCGCACCCACCCTGGCGGAGGCGGCGACCACCGCCGAGCAGGCCGGTGTCGCGTCGTTCACGGTGATGGACCACTTCTTCCAGATGGACGCGGTGTTCGCGGCCGAGGAGCCGATGCTGGAGGCGTACACCACGCTGGGCTACGTCGCGGCGAAGACGCAGCGGATGACGCTGGGTGTGCTGGTCACCGGTGTGATGTACCGCTACCCGGGGTTGCTCGCCAAGACCGTGTCGACCCTCGACGTGCTGTCCGGTGGCCGGGCCCGCCTCGGCATCGGCGCGTCCTGGTACGAGCGGGAGCAGCTCGGGCTGGGCGTGCCGGTCGTTCCGGTGGCCGAGCGGTTCGAGCGGCTGGAGGAGACGCTGCGCATCTGCCTGCAGATGTGGAGCGCCGACGACGGCCCGTTCAACGGACAGCACTACCAGCTCGCCGAGACCATCAACTCACCGCAGCCGTTGAGCCGACCGCACCCGCCCATCATGATCGGTGGTGGGGGCGAGAAGAAGACCCTCCTGCTGGTGGCCCGGTACGCCGACGCCTGCAACCTCTTCGGTCGCGGCGGCACCGACGACGTCGCGCGCAAACTGGATGTCCTGCGCGGGCACTGCGCCACCGAGGGCCGCGACTACGACACCATCGAGAAGACGGTGGTCGCCGACCGGTCGCCACTGGACGACACCGACGGGTTCCTGGCCGAGGTGTCCGCCTACGCCGCGCTCGGGGTCACCGAGGTGCAGGTCACGCCGGATCGGCACCCGGTGGAGTTCGCCCAGCGGCTCGGCGACGAGGTGCTGCCACGGTTGGCCGACATCGGCTGA
- a CDS encoding catalase, translating into MDSSKPAEAVKNVVKSASEKIADALSPDVPGAPGSGTPTVEEPTTPHDPLPPKPEQGAPQTRTPTGAETGAPAIANGQQGAYLTTANGARLRDTDHSLKAGPRGPVLLQDHHLREKIMHFDHERIPERVVHARGAGAHGVFTAYGTAEAVTRAGFLKKGRETEVFVRFSTVLGSRGSADTVRDTRGFATKFYTDEGTFDLVGNNMPVFFIQDAIKFPDIIHAAKPHPDREIPQAQSAHDTFWDFVSLHTEAQHHTIWNMSDRGIPRSYRTMEGFGVHTFRLVNEAGETVLAKFHWKPKLGVHSLTWEEAQMLNGIDPDFHRRDLYDAIEAGAYPEWELGIQVFPDTEEETFAGIDLLDPTKIVPEELAEVQPIGRLVLNRTPTNFFAETEQVAFHLGHLPPGIDVTNDPLLQGRLFSYLDTQLTRLGGPNFTQIPINRPHAAVNDMLRDGFHQQAVHAGVAPYRPNSLDGGNPFPAGDAENAFVDVPVTVAQAPKVRANPASFDDHYSQVRLFWLSMSPVEKEHIIRAYTFELGKCYHQAIKERQLQSLANIDPVLCEQVATGLGLPAPQPTAPLADVAPSPALSQVGREWPADGRMVGIVVDPDGDLDGVAEVRQAVFDAGMVPLLIAPHGGMVGGMPVQRTFATGRSVEFDAVLLAGAPAPAPDAIPARDDKAGRPGPAAVDPRVLLLVEECWRHAKAIGAWGAGVTVLEQAGVAGTPGIVAAGSGAEALTAVQQLMAAHRVWERFPASVS; encoded by the coding sequence GTGGATTCAAGCAAGCCCGCCGAGGCGGTCAAGAACGTTGTGAAGAGCGCCTCAGAAAAGATCGCCGACGCCCTGTCCCCCGATGTTCCCGGCGCACCGGGCAGCGGGACGCCCACCGTCGAGGAGCCGACGACACCGCACGACCCGCTGCCGCCGAAGCCGGAGCAGGGGGCGCCGCAGACGCGTACGCCGACCGGCGCCGAGACCGGCGCTCCGGCGATCGCGAACGGTCAGCAGGGCGCCTACCTCACGACCGCGAACGGGGCGCGGCTGCGCGACACCGATCACTCGCTCAAGGCCGGCCCGCGTGGCCCGGTGCTGCTCCAGGACCACCACCTGCGCGAGAAGATCATGCATTTCGACCACGAGCGCATCCCGGAGCGCGTGGTGCACGCCAGGGGCGCCGGTGCACACGGGGTGTTCACCGCGTACGGCACCGCCGAGGCGGTCACCAGGGCCGGCTTCCTCAAGAAGGGGCGCGAGACCGAGGTCTTCGTCCGGTTCTCCACGGTGCTCGGCTCGCGGGGATCGGCCGACACGGTCCGCGACACCCGTGGCTTCGCCACGAAGTTCTACACCGACGAGGGCACCTTCGACCTGGTCGGCAACAACATGCCGGTCTTCTTCATCCAGGACGCGATCAAGTTCCCGGACATCATCCACGCGGCCAAGCCGCACCCGGACCGGGAGATCCCGCAGGCGCAGAGCGCCCACGACACATTCTGGGACTTCGTGTCGCTGCACACCGAGGCGCAGCACCACACCATCTGGAACATGTCCGACCGAGGCATTCCGCGTTCGTACCGGACGATGGAAGGCTTCGGCGTGCACACCTTCCGCCTGGTCAACGAGGCCGGCGAGACGGTGCTGGCCAAGTTCCACTGGAAGCCCAAGCTGGGCGTGCACTCCCTGACCTGGGAGGAGGCACAGATGCTGAACGGCATCGACCCGGACTTCCACCGGCGCGACCTCTACGACGCCATCGAGGCCGGCGCGTACCCCGAGTGGGAGCTCGGCATCCAGGTCTTTCCCGACACCGAGGAGGAGACCTTCGCCGGCATCGACCTGCTGGACCCGACGAAGATCGTGCCGGAGGAGCTGGCGGAGGTGCAGCCGATCGGCCGGCTGGTGCTCAACCGGACGCCGACGAACTTCTTCGCCGAGACCGAGCAGGTCGCCTTCCACCTGGGTCACCTGCCGCCGGGCATCGACGTCACGAACGACCCGCTGCTGCAGGGCCGACTCTTCTCGTACCTCGACACGCAGCTGACCCGCCTCGGCGGGCCCAACTTCACGCAGATCCCGATCAACCGCCCGCACGCGGCCGTCAATGACATGCTGCGCGACGGTTTCCACCAGCAAGCCGTGCACGCGGGCGTCGCCCCGTACCGGCCGAACTCGCTCGACGGCGGTAACCCGTTCCCCGCGGGGGACGCCGAGAACGCGTTCGTCGACGTGCCGGTCACGGTGGCCCAGGCGCCGAAGGTACGCGCGAACCCGGCCTCGTTCGACGACCACTACAGCCAGGTACGCCTGTTCTGGCTGAGCATGTCGCCGGTCGAGAAGGAGCACATCATCCGGGCGTACACCTTCGAGCTGGGCAAGTGCTACCACCAGGCGATCAAGGAGCGCCAGCTGCAGAGCCTCGCCAACATCGACCCGGTGTTGTGCGAGCAGGTCGCCACCGGTCTGGGCCTGCCCGCCCCACAGCCCACAGCGCCGCTGGCCGATGTCGCGCCCAGCCCGGCGCTGTCGCAGGTCGGCCGGGAGTGGCCGGCGGACGGGCGGATGGTCGGGATCGTGGTCGACCCCGACGGTGACCTGGACGGCGTCGCCGAGGTGCGCCAGGCCGTGTTCGACGCCGGCATGGTGCCGCTGCTGATCGCCCCGCACGGCGGCATGGTCGGCGGCATGCCGGTCCAGCGCACCTTCGCCACCGGCCGGTCGGTCGAGTTCGACGCGGTCCTGCTGGCGGGAGCGCCAGCACCCGCGCCGGATGCCATCCCGGCCCGTGACGACAAGGCGGGCAGGCCGGGCCCGGCGGCCGTGGACCCCCGCGTGCTGCTCCTCGTCGAGGAGTGCTGGCGGCACGCCAAGGCGATCGGCGCCTGGGGCGCCGGCGTCACCGTGCTGGAGCAGGCCGGGGTGGCCGGCACCCCCGGCATCGTGGCGGCGGGCTCCGGCGCCGAGGCCCTGACGGCGGTGCAGCAGTTGATGGCCGCACACCGGGTGTGGGAACGGTTCCCGGCCTCGGTCTCCTGA
- a CDS encoding ABC transporter ATP-binding protein, giving the protein MERGLELHHIGVRFGGLTALDDVSLRVPPNRVVGVIGPNGAGKTTLFNVICGFVAPETGSLTLDGRPLRPRPHRLTRLGIARTLQGTGLFAGLTVLENVMTGASHTARAGFVPALLGLPASDRDERRLRRDALDILDDLGIAGHAEAAPTTLPFAVRQRVALARALAARPRLLLLDEPAGGLGADDIAELAELVRQLPRRDDNPCAVLLVEHHMDLVMAVCDELVVLDFGRVIAAGTPDEIRDDPAVTDAYLGAAVEEAYP; this is encoded by the coding sequence ATGGAGCGCGGCCTCGAACTGCACCACATCGGCGTCCGTTTCGGCGGCCTCACCGCCCTCGACGACGTCTCACTGCGCGTGCCACCCAACCGGGTGGTGGGCGTCATCGGGCCCAACGGCGCCGGCAAGACCACCTTGTTCAACGTGATCTGCGGCTTCGTCGCACCGGAGACGGGTTCGCTCACCCTCGACGGTCGACCGCTGCGGCCACGGCCGCACCGGCTGACCCGGCTCGGCATCGCCCGAACCCTCCAGGGGACCGGGCTCTTCGCCGGTCTGACCGTGCTGGAGAACGTGATGACCGGCGCCTCCCACACCGCCCGGGCGGGCTTCGTTCCGGCGCTGCTCGGGCTGCCGGCCAGCGACCGCGACGAGCGCCGACTGCGCCGCGACGCCCTGGACATCCTCGACGACCTGGGGATCGCCGGGCACGCCGAGGCCGCACCGACCACACTGCCCTTCGCCGTACGTCAGCGGGTCGCCCTGGCCCGTGCGCTCGCCGCGCGACCCCGGCTGCTGCTGCTCGACGAACCCGCCGGTGGCCTCGGTGCCGACGACATCGCCGAGCTGGCCGAGCTGGTCCGACAGCTGCCCCGGCGCGACGACAACCCCTGTGCGGTGCTGCTGGTCGAGCACCACATGGACCTGGTGATGGCGGTCTGCGACGAGCTCGTGGTGCTCGACTTCGGCCGGGTGATCGCCGCCGGCACCCCCGACGAGATCCGCGACGACCCGGCGGTGACGGACGCCTACCTCGGCGCCGCCGTCGAGGAGGCCTATCCGTGA
- a CDS encoding alpha/beta hydrolase family protein: MSSPTTTRPRSVAARATRFALAAVLAAGGVLAGSSGAAQAAGPYERGPAPTTAILEASRGPFATASQSVSSLSVTGFGGGVIYYPTSTSEGTFGAIAISPGYTASWSSISWLGPRIASHGFVVIGIETNSRLDQPDSRGRQLLAALDYLTQRSSVRTRIDSSRLAVAGHSMGGGGSLEAASSRPSLQAAVPLAPWNLDKSWSELRVPTLIIGGESDSVAPVSSHSVPFYNSIPASAEKAYLELNGASHFFPQTTNTPTARQMVAWLKRFVDDDTRYEQFLCPGPSGSQIQEYRNTCPSA; encoded by the coding sequence GTGTCGTCACCAACCACCACCCGTCCCCGTTCCGTCGCCGCCCGCGCGACCCGGTTCGCGCTGGCAGCCGTCCTGGCCGCCGGCGGCGTCCTGGCCGGATCGTCCGGCGCCGCCCAGGCCGCGGGCCCGTACGAGCGGGGCCCCGCCCCGACCACCGCGATCCTGGAGGCCAGTCGCGGTCCGTTCGCCACGGCCTCACAGAGCGTGTCCTCGCTCAGCGTCACCGGCTTCGGCGGCGGCGTCATCTACTACCCGACCAGCACCAGCGAGGGCACCTTCGGCGCCATCGCCATCTCGCCCGGCTACACCGCCTCCTGGTCCAGCATCAGCTGGCTCGGACCGCGGATCGCCTCGCACGGGTTCGTGGTGATCGGCATCGAGACCAACAGCCGGCTGGACCAGCCGGACAGCCGTGGCCGGCAGCTCCTCGCCGCGCTGGACTACCTCACCCAGCGCAGCTCGGTGCGTACCCGGATCGACAGCAGCCGACTCGCGGTGGCCGGTCACTCCATGGGTGGCGGGGGCAGCCTGGAGGCGGCCTCGTCCCGGCCGTCGTTGCAGGCCGCGGTGCCGCTCGCGCCGTGGAACCTGGACAAGAGCTGGTCCGAGCTGCGGGTGCCCACGCTGATCATCGGCGGGGAGAGCGACTCCGTGGCGCCGGTCTCGTCGCACTCGGTGCCGTTCTACAACAGCATCCCGGCCTCGGCCGAGAAGGCGTACCTGGAGCTGAACGGGGCGAGCCACTTCTTCCCGCAGACGACGAACACGCCGACCGCCCGGCAGATGGTGGCCTGGTTGAAGCGGTTCGTCGACGACGACACCCGCTACGAGCAGTTCCTGTGCCCCGGCCCGAGCGGTTCGCAGATCCAGGAGTACCGCAACACCTGTCCCAGCGCCTGA
- a CDS encoding branched-chain amino acid ABC transporter permease translates to MSATRAALPPTQQLVDKGRPVDRRRGSTLLRHLAIVLVVGLLLVGVSYAVEPFRNFQLATVAAYLCATAGLTVLTGLNGQLSLGHGALMATGAYTVALCQNAFAERGMTGGWLLPLSLVAAIVSTVAIGAVVGVAAARLRGPYLAGVTLAVAVVVPALAVTFDGVFNGEQGLSVPVEPPPMSLGPYFPYERWQLWLTGAATLLALLLLANLIRSRYGRTFRAVRDDEVAARLAGIHVARTQVLAFVVSAATAGLGGALLAVLAQSVSPGAFSLTLSLFLLMAVVIGGLGRLTGALWGAVLLVALPDLTHSATEMLTLSPAVAQRLEGNLPLAIFGLTLIVVMIAAPGGIHGLLSRLGRRLRARRS, encoded by the coding sequence GTGAGCGCCACGAGGGCGGCCCTGCCGCCGACACAGCAGCTCGTCGACAAGGGCCGACCCGTCGACCGGCGACGCGGCTCGACATTGCTGCGCCACCTCGCGATCGTGCTCGTCGTCGGGCTCCTGCTGGTCGGGGTCAGCTACGCCGTCGAGCCGTTCCGCAACTTCCAGCTCGCCACCGTGGCGGCCTACCTCTGCGCGACCGCCGGGCTGACCGTCCTCACCGGCCTCAACGGTCAACTGTCGCTCGGGCACGGCGCGTTGATGGCCACCGGGGCGTACACCGTCGCGCTGTGCCAGAACGCGTTCGCCGAGCGGGGGATGACCGGCGGCTGGCTGTTGCCGCTCTCGCTGGTCGCGGCGATCGTCAGCACCGTCGCGATCGGCGCGGTCGTCGGCGTGGCGGCGGCCCGGCTGCGTGGTCCCTACCTGGCCGGGGTCACCCTGGCGGTGGCCGTCGTCGTGCCGGCGTTGGCCGTCACCTTCGACGGCGTCTTCAACGGTGAGCAGGGGCTGTCGGTGCCGGTGGAGCCGCCGCCGATGTCGCTCGGCCCGTACTTCCCCTACGAGCGGTGGCAGCTCTGGCTCACCGGCGCGGCCACCCTGCTCGCCCTGCTGCTGCTGGCCAACCTCATTCGCAGCCGGTACGGGCGCACCTTCCGGGCGGTCCGGGACGACGAGGTGGCGGCCCGCCTCGCCGGCATCCACGTGGCCCGCACCCAGGTCCTCGCATTCGTGGTCAGTGCCGCCACCGCCGGGCTCGGCGGGGCGTTGCTGGCGGTGCTCGCGCAGAGCGTCTCGCCCGGGGCGTTCTCGTTGACCCTGTCGCTGTTCCTGCTGATGGCCGTCGTGATCGGCGGTCTCGGCCGGCTCACCGGCGCGCTCTGGGGGGCCGTCCTGCTGGTCGCGCTGCCCGACCTCACCCACTCCGCGACCGAGATGCTCACGCTCTCGCCCGCGGTGGCGCAGCGGCTGGAGGGAAACCTGCCGCTGGCGATCTTCGGCCTCACCCTGATCGTCGTCATGATCGCCGCACCCGGTGGCATCCACGGGCTGCTGTCCCGTCTTGGTCGGCGCCTGCGGGCCCGGCGTTCCTGA